The proteins below are encoded in one region of Pleuronectes platessa chromosome 14, fPlePla1.1, whole genome shotgun sequence:
- the ddx3xa gene encoding DEAD-box helicase 3 X-linked a isoform X4, with product MSHVVIDNPHGLDQQLAALDLNSADGQGGGTGRRYIPPHLRNREAPKNAGNAYSAGIQCGYSVAPVNLFSPKQCPQPWQAECQQRQSNNFTSGWDDCKIGYPRLASQELAFYHAYSGGWRNRCASSVYTGNSVTTDGYDDTASVHSWADRCDSPGWDGGRSNGYVNGFHDNRTNGGFGGRGPPRIDRGVGGFENKDSNWQGAPRDAAYNSFGGRTDSRSKSTFFNERGGGGGSRGRYDRGGFSSGGNNRWEDSSEDWSKPTPPNERLEAELFSTSNTGINFEKYDDIPVEATGSNSPPHIDSFHDVELGEIIMANINLSRYTRPTPVQKYAIPIIKSKRDLMACAQTGSGKTAAFLLPVLSQIFTEGPGEALQASKNGQDNGRFSRRKQYPLALVLAPTRELALQIYDEARKVAYRSRVRPCVVYGGADIGGQIRELERGCHLLVATPGRLVDMMERGKIGLDYCNYLILDEADRMLDMGFEPQIRRIVEQDTMPPKGIRQTMMFSATFPKEIQILARDFLEDYIFLAVGRVGSTSENITQKVVWVEETDKRSFLLDLLNATVIPSDEVETPDKPAKAALTLVFVETKKGADALEDFLYHEGYSCTSIHGDRSQRDREEALNQFRSGRCPILVATAVAARGLDISNVKHVINFDLPSDIEEYVHRIGRTGRVGNLGLATSFFNDKNSNITKDLLDILVEAKQEVPPWLESLAYEHQHKSTGRGRSKRFSGGFGARDYRQTPGGAASFTSSRGGGRNPGGGRGGFGGGGFGGGGGGGFYGNDSYGGNYSNSGSSVDWWGN from the exons ATGAGTCATGTGGTCATTGATAATCCACACGGTCTAGATCAGCAG CTCGCTGCCCTAGACTTGAACTCTGCTGACGGACAAGGCGGAGGAACTGGCC GGCGTTACATTCCACCTCACCTGAGGAACAGAGAGGCTCCAAAAAACG CAGGAAATGCGTATTCCGCAGGTATACAGTGCGGTTATTCAGTGGCACCAGTAAATCTCT TCTCTCCTAAGCAGTGCCCACAACCATGGCAGGCAGAGTGTCAGCAAAGGCAGAGCAATAACTTTACGTCAGGATGGGATGACTGTAAGATTG GTTACCCAAGACTGGCCTCTCAAGAGCTTGCCTTTTACCATGCCTACAGTGGGGGCTGGCGAAACAGATGTG CCTCCTCAGTCTACACTGGTAACAGTGTGACCACCGATGGGTATGATGACACagccagtgtccacagctgggcCGATCGATGTG ACTCACCCGGGTGGGACGGAGGACGTAGCAACGGATATGTGAATGGGTTCCACGACAATCGCACTAATGGGGGATTTGGAGGTCGCGGACCCCCTCGCATTGATAGAG GAGTTGGTGGTTTTGAAAACAAAGACAGCAACTGGCAAGGAGCTCCCAGGGACGCTGCCTACAACAGCTTTGGGGGACGCACCGACAGCAGGTCCAAGTCGACCTTCTTCAATGAGCGTGGAGGCGGCGGCGGCTCCAGGGGAAg ATATGATCGCGGAGGCTTCTCAAGTGGAGGAAACAACCGCTGGGAGGATTCCAGTGAGGATTGGTCAAAGCCCACTCCTCCTAATGAGCGCCTAGAAGC GGAGCTCTTTTCTACAAGCAACACTGGGATAAACTTTGAGAAATATGACGATATCCCTGTGGAGGCCACCGGGTCCAACTCCCCGCCTCACATCGATAGT TTCCATGATGTGGAATTGGGGGAGATTATCATGGCGAACATCAACCTGAGTCGCTACACTCGTCCCACCCCCGTTCAGAAATATGCTATCCCCATCATCAAGTCCAAAAGAGACCTGATGGCCTGCGCCCAGACTG GCTCTGGTAAGACTGCTGCCTTCCTACTGCCCGTGCTGAGTCAGATCTTCACCGAAGGACCAGGAGAAGCTCTGCAGGCCTCCAAGAATGGACAG GACAACGGAAGGTTCAGCCGTCGTAAACAGTACCCGCTGGCCCTGGTGCTGGCTCCGACCAGAGAGCTGGCCTTGCAGATCTATGACGAGGCGAGGAAG GTTGCCTATCGCTCTCGTGTGCGTCCCTGTGTAGTTTATGGTGGAGCTGACATCGGTGGACAGATCAGGGAACTGGAGAGAGGCTGTCACCTTCTCGTGGCTACACCTGGACGTCTGGTCGATATGATGGAGAGGGGCAAGATCGGTCTGGACTACTGCAA CTACCTGATCCTGGACGAGGCTGACCGCATGTTGGACATGGGTTTCGAGCCACAGATCAGACGTATTGTGGAGCAGGATACGATGCCACCTAAAGGCATTCGTCAGACCATGATGTTCAGTGCCACCTTCCCTAAGGAGATCCAG ATTCTGGCTCGTGATTTCCTGGAGGACTACATTTTCCTGGCGGTGGGTCGCGTGGGTTCAACTTCAGAAAACATCACCCAGAAGGTGGTTTGGGTGGAAGAAACGGACAAGAGGTCCTTCCTCCTGGATCTGCTCAACGCCACAG TTATTCCCAGTGACGAGGTCGAGACCCCAGACAAACCAG CAAAAGCAGCATTGACTCTGGTGTTCGTGGAAACCAAGAAGGGAGCCGATGCCTTGGAGGACTTTCTGTACCACGAAGGTTACTCCTGCACCAGCATCCACGGGGATCGAtcccagagagacagagaagaggctCTGAATCAGTTCCGATCTGGACGCTGCCCCATCTTAGTGGCTACAGCT GTGGCTGCTCGAGGTCTGGACATCTCCAATGTGAAGCACGTCATTAACTTTGATCTGCCCAGTGACATTGAGGAGTACGTTCACCGTATCGGCCGTACGGGACGTGTGGGCAACTTGG GTCTGGCCACGTCGTTCTTTAACGACAAAAACAGCAACATAACCAAAGACTTGCTGGACATCTTGGTGGAGGCCAAGCAGGAGGTTCCCCCCTGGCTTGAGAGTCTCGCCTACGAGCACCAGCACAAGAGCACCGGCCGCGGACGCTCCAAGAG GTTCTCGGGCGGTTTCGGAGCTAGAGATTACCGTCAGACGCCCGGTGGCGCTGCCAGCTTCACCAGCAGccgtggaggagggaggaaccCCGGAGGAGGCCGCGGCGGCTTTGGAGGAG GTGGCTTcggcggcggtggcggcggcggaTTCTACGGCAACGACAGCTACGGAGGAAACTACAGCAACTCTGGCAGCAGCGTGGACTGGTGGGGCAACTAG
- the ddx3xa gene encoding DEAD-box helicase 3 X-linked a isoform X11 — translation MSHVVIDNPHGLDQQLAALDLNSADGQGGGTGRRYIPPHLRNREAPKNAGNAYSAGIQCGYSVAPVNLYSPGWDGGRSNGYVNGFHDNRTNGGFGGRGPPRIDRGGRGAYRGNRGGGSFNQPLLNAGVGGFENKDSNWQGAPRDAAYNSFGGRTDSRSKSTFFNERGGGGGSRGRYDRGGFSSGGNNRWEDSSEDWSKPTPPNERLEAELFSTSNTGINFEKYDDIPVEATGSNSPPHIDSFHDVELGEIIMANINLSRYTRPTPVQKYAIPIIKSKRDLMACAQTGSGKTAAFLLPVLSQIFTEGPGEALQASKNGQDNGRFSRRKQYPLALVLAPTRELALQIYDEARKVAYRSRVRPCVVYGGADIGGQIRELERGCHLLVATPGRLVDMMERGKIGLDYCNYLILDEADRMLDMGFEPQIRRIVEQDTMPPKGIRQTMMFSATFPKEIQILARDFLEDYIFLAVGRVGSTSENITQKVVWVEETDKRSFLLDLLNATVIPSDEVETPDKPAKAALTLVFVETKKGADALEDFLYHEGYSCTSIHGDRSQRDREEALNQFRSGRCPILVATAVAARGLDISNVKHVINFDLPSDIEEYVHRIGRTGRVGNLGLATSFFNDKNSNITKDLLDILVEAKQEVPPWLESLAYEHQHKSTGRGRSKRFSGGFGARDYRQTPGGAASFTSSRGGGRNPGGGRGGFGGGGFGGGGGGGFYGNDSYGGNYSNSGSSVDWWGN, via the exons ATGAGTCATGTGGTCATTGATAATCCACACGGTCTAGATCAGCAG CTCGCTGCCCTAGACTTGAACTCTGCTGACGGACAAGGCGGAGGAACTGGCC GGCGTTACATTCCACCTCACCTGAGGAACAGAGAGGCTCCAAAAAACG CAGGAAATGCGTATTCCGCAGGTATACAGTGCGGTTATTCAGTGGCACCAGTAAATCTCT ACTCACCCGGGTGGGACGGAGGACGTAGCAACGGATATGTGAATGGGTTCCACGACAATCGCACTAATGGGGGATTTGGAGGTCGCGGACCCCCTCGCATTGATAGAGGTGGGCGCGGTGCCTACCGTGGTAACAGGGGTGGAGGCTCCTTTAATCAACCACTGCTAAATGCAG GAGTTGGTGGTTTTGAAAACAAAGACAGCAACTGGCAAGGAGCTCCCAGGGACGCTGCCTACAACAGCTTTGGGGGACGCACCGACAGCAGGTCCAAGTCGACCTTCTTCAATGAGCGTGGAGGCGGCGGCGGCTCCAGGGGAAg ATATGATCGCGGAGGCTTCTCAAGTGGAGGAAACAACCGCTGGGAGGATTCCAGTGAGGATTGGTCAAAGCCCACTCCTCCTAATGAGCGCCTAGAAGC GGAGCTCTTTTCTACAAGCAACACTGGGATAAACTTTGAGAAATATGACGATATCCCTGTGGAGGCCACCGGGTCCAACTCCCCGCCTCACATCGATAGT TTCCATGATGTGGAATTGGGGGAGATTATCATGGCGAACATCAACCTGAGTCGCTACACTCGTCCCACCCCCGTTCAGAAATATGCTATCCCCATCATCAAGTCCAAAAGAGACCTGATGGCCTGCGCCCAGACTG GCTCTGGTAAGACTGCTGCCTTCCTACTGCCCGTGCTGAGTCAGATCTTCACCGAAGGACCAGGAGAAGCTCTGCAGGCCTCCAAGAATGGACAG GACAACGGAAGGTTCAGCCGTCGTAAACAGTACCCGCTGGCCCTGGTGCTGGCTCCGACCAGAGAGCTGGCCTTGCAGATCTATGACGAGGCGAGGAAG GTTGCCTATCGCTCTCGTGTGCGTCCCTGTGTAGTTTATGGTGGAGCTGACATCGGTGGACAGATCAGGGAACTGGAGAGAGGCTGTCACCTTCTCGTGGCTACACCTGGACGTCTGGTCGATATGATGGAGAGGGGCAAGATCGGTCTGGACTACTGCAA CTACCTGATCCTGGACGAGGCTGACCGCATGTTGGACATGGGTTTCGAGCCACAGATCAGACGTATTGTGGAGCAGGATACGATGCCACCTAAAGGCATTCGTCAGACCATGATGTTCAGTGCCACCTTCCCTAAGGAGATCCAG ATTCTGGCTCGTGATTTCCTGGAGGACTACATTTTCCTGGCGGTGGGTCGCGTGGGTTCAACTTCAGAAAACATCACCCAGAAGGTGGTTTGGGTGGAAGAAACGGACAAGAGGTCCTTCCTCCTGGATCTGCTCAACGCCACAG TTATTCCCAGTGACGAGGTCGAGACCCCAGACAAACCAG CAAAAGCAGCATTGACTCTGGTGTTCGTGGAAACCAAGAAGGGAGCCGATGCCTTGGAGGACTTTCTGTACCACGAAGGTTACTCCTGCACCAGCATCCACGGGGATCGAtcccagagagacagagaagaggctCTGAATCAGTTCCGATCTGGACGCTGCCCCATCTTAGTGGCTACAGCT GTGGCTGCTCGAGGTCTGGACATCTCCAATGTGAAGCACGTCATTAACTTTGATCTGCCCAGTGACATTGAGGAGTACGTTCACCGTATCGGCCGTACGGGACGTGTGGGCAACTTGG GTCTGGCCACGTCGTTCTTTAACGACAAAAACAGCAACATAACCAAAGACTTGCTGGACATCTTGGTGGAGGCCAAGCAGGAGGTTCCCCCCTGGCTTGAGAGTCTCGCCTACGAGCACCAGCACAAGAGCACCGGCCGCGGACGCTCCAAGAG GTTCTCGGGCGGTTTCGGAGCTAGAGATTACCGTCAGACGCCCGGTGGCGCTGCCAGCTTCACCAGCAGccgtggaggagggaggaaccCCGGAGGAGGCCGCGGCGGCTTTGGAGGAG GTGGCTTcggcggcggtggcggcggcggaTTCTACGGCAACGACAGCTACGGAGGAAACTACAGCAACTCTGGCAGCAGCGTGGACTGGTGGGGCAACTAG
- the ddx3xa gene encoding DEAD-box helicase 3 X-linked a isoform X8: protein MSHVVIDNPHGLDQQLAALDLNSADGQGGGTGRRYIPPHLRNREAPKNAGNAYSAGIQCGYSVAPVNLSSSVYTGNSVTTDGYDDTASVHSWADRCDSPGWDGGRSNGYVNGFHDNRTNGGFGGRGPPRIDRGGRGAYRGNRGGGSFNQPLLNAGVGGFENKDSNWQGAPRDAAYNSFGGRTDSRSKSTFFNERGGGGGSRGRYDRGGFSSGGNNRWEDSSEDWSKPTPPNERLEAELFSTSNTGINFEKYDDIPVEATGSNSPPHIDSFHDVELGEIIMANINLSRYTRPTPVQKYAIPIIKSKRDLMACAQTGSGKTAAFLLPVLSQIFTEGPGEALQASKNGQDNGRFSRRKQYPLALVLAPTRELALQIYDEARKVAYRSRVRPCVVYGGADIGGQIRELERGCHLLVATPGRLVDMMERGKIGLDYCNYLILDEADRMLDMGFEPQIRRIVEQDTMPPKGIRQTMMFSATFPKEIQILARDFLEDYIFLAVGRVGSTSENITQKVVWVEETDKRSFLLDLLNATVIPSDEVETPDKPAKAALTLVFVETKKGADALEDFLYHEGYSCTSIHGDRSQRDREEALNQFRSGRCPILVATAVAARGLDISNVKHVINFDLPSDIEEYVHRIGRTGRVGNLGLATSFFNDKNSNITKDLLDILVEAKQEVPPWLESLAYEHQHKSTGRGRSKRFSGGFGARDYRQTPGGAASFTSSRGGGRNPGGGRGGFGGGGFGGGGGGGFYGNDSYGGNYSNSGSSVDWWGN from the exons ATGAGTCATGTGGTCATTGATAATCCACACGGTCTAGATCAGCAG CTCGCTGCCCTAGACTTGAACTCTGCTGACGGACAAGGCGGAGGAACTGGCC GGCGTTACATTCCACCTCACCTGAGGAACAGAGAGGCTCCAAAAAACG CAGGAAATGCGTATTCCGCAGGTATACAGTGCGGTTATTCAGTGGCACCAGTAAATCTCT CCTCCTCAGTCTACACTGGTAACAGTGTGACCACCGATGGGTATGATGACACagccagtgtccacagctgggcCGATCGATGTG ACTCACCCGGGTGGGACGGAGGACGTAGCAACGGATATGTGAATGGGTTCCACGACAATCGCACTAATGGGGGATTTGGAGGTCGCGGACCCCCTCGCATTGATAGAGGTGGGCGCGGTGCCTACCGTGGTAACAGGGGTGGAGGCTCCTTTAATCAACCACTGCTAAATGCAG GAGTTGGTGGTTTTGAAAACAAAGACAGCAACTGGCAAGGAGCTCCCAGGGACGCTGCCTACAACAGCTTTGGGGGACGCACCGACAGCAGGTCCAAGTCGACCTTCTTCAATGAGCGTGGAGGCGGCGGCGGCTCCAGGGGAAg ATATGATCGCGGAGGCTTCTCAAGTGGAGGAAACAACCGCTGGGAGGATTCCAGTGAGGATTGGTCAAAGCCCACTCCTCCTAATGAGCGCCTAGAAGC GGAGCTCTTTTCTACAAGCAACACTGGGATAAACTTTGAGAAATATGACGATATCCCTGTGGAGGCCACCGGGTCCAACTCCCCGCCTCACATCGATAGT TTCCATGATGTGGAATTGGGGGAGATTATCATGGCGAACATCAACCTGAGTCGCTACACTCGTCCCACCCCCGTTCAGAAATATGCTATCCCCATCATCAAGTCCAAAAGAGACCTGATGGCCTGCGCCCAGACTG GCTCTGGTAAGACTGCTGCCTTCCTACTGCCCGTGCTGAGTCAGATCTTCACCGAAGGACCAGGAGAAGCTCTGCAGGCCTCCAAGAATGGACAG GACAACGGAAGGTTCAGCCGTCGTAAACAGTACCCGCTGGCCCTGGTGCTGGCTCCGACCAGAGAGCTGGCCTTGCAGATCTATGACGAGGCGAGGAAG GTTGCCTATCGCTCTCGTGTGCGTCCCTGTGTAGTTTATGGTGGAGCTGACATCGGTGGACAGATCAGGGAACTGGAGAGAGGCTGTCACCTTCTCGTGGCTACACCTGGACGTCTGGTCGATATGATGGAGAGGGGCAAGATCGGTCTGGACTACTGCAA CTACCTGATCCTGGACGAGGCTGACCGCATGTTGGACATGGGTTTCGAGCCACAGATCAGACGTATTGTGGAGCAGGATACGATGCCACCTAAAGGCATTCGTCAGACCATGATGTTCAGTGCCACCTTCCCTAAGGAGATCCAG ATTCTGGCTCGTGATTTCCTGGAGGACTACATTTTCCTGGCGGTGGGTCGCGTGGGTTCAACTTCAGAAAACATCACCCAGAAGGTGGTTTGGGTGGAAGAAACGGACAAGAGGTCCTTCCTCCTGGATCTGCTCAACGCCACAG TTATTCCCAGTGACGAGGTCGAGACCCCAGACAAACCAG CAAAAGCAGCATTGACTCTGGTGTTCGTGGAAACCAAGAAGGGAGCCGATGCCTTGGAGGACTTTCTGTACCACGAAGGTTACTCCTGCACCAGCATCCACGGGGATCGAtcccagagagacagagaagaggctCTGAATCAGTTCCGATCTGGACGCTGCCCCATCTTAGTGGCTACAGCT GTGGCTGCTCGAGGTCTGGACATCTCCAATGTGAAGCACGTCATTAACTTTGATCTGCCCAGTGACATTGAGGAGTACGTTCACCGTATCGGCCGTACGGGACGTGTGGGCAACTTGG GTCTGGCCACGTCGTTCTTTAACGACAAAAACAGCAACATAACCAAAGACTTGCTGGACATCTTGGTGGAGGCCAAGCAGGAGGTTCCCCCCTGGCTTGAGAGTCTCGCCTACGAGCACCAGCACAAGAGCACCGGCCGCGGACGCTCCAAGAG GTTCTCGGGCGGTTTCGGAGCTAGAGATTACCGTCAGACGCCCGGTGGCGCTGCCAGCTTCACCAGCAGccgtggaggagggaggaaccCCGGAGGAGGCCGCGGCGGCTTTGGAGGAG GTGGCTTcggcggcggtggcggcggcggaTTCTACGGCAACGACAGCTACGGAGGAAACTACAGCAACTCTGGCAGCAGCGTGGACTGGTGGGGCAACTAG
- the ddx3xa gene encoding DEAD-box helicase 3 X-linked a isoform X16: protein MSHVVIDNPHGLDQQLAALDLNSADGQGGGTGRRYIPPHLRNREAPKNDSPGWDGGRSNGYVNGFHDNRTNGGFGGRGPPRIDRGGRGAYRGNRGGGSFNQPLLNAGVGGFENKDSNWQGAPRDAAYNSFGGRTDSRSKSTFFNERGGGGGSRGRYDRGGFSSGGNNRWEDSSEDWSKPTPPNERLEAELFSTSNTGINFEKYDDIPVEATGSNSPPHIDSFHDVELGEIIMANINLSRYTRPTPVQKYAIPIIKSKRDLMACAQTGSGKTAAFLLPVLSQIFTEGPGEALQASKNGQDNGRFSRRKQYPLALVLAPTRELALQIYDEARKVAYRSRVRPCVVYGGADIGGQIRELERGCHLLVATPGRLVDMMERGKIGLDYCNYLILDEADRMLDMGFEPQIRRIVEQDTMPPKGIRQTMMFSATFPKEIQILARDFLEDYIFLAVGRVGSTSENITQKVVWVEETDKRSFLLDLLNATVIPSDEVETPDKPAKAALTLVFVETKKGADALEDFLYHEGYSCTSIHGDRSQRDREEALNQFRSGRCPILVATAVAARGLDISNVKHVINFDLPSDIEEYVHRIGRTGRVGNLGLATSFFNDKNSNITKDLLDILVEAKQEVPPWLESLAYEHQHKSTGRGRSKRFSGGFGARDYRQTPGGAASFTSSRGGGRNPGGGRGGFGGGGFGGGGGGGFYGNDSYGGNYSNSGSSVDWWGN, encoded by the exons ATGAGTCATGTGGTCATTGATAATCCACACGGTCTAGATCAGCAG CTCGCTGCCCTAGACTTGAACTCTGCTGACGGACAAGGCGGAGGAACTGGCC GGCGTTACATTCCACCTCACCTGAGGAACAGAGAGGCTCCAAAAAACG ACTCACCCGGGTGGGACGGAGGACGTAGCAACGGATATGTGAATGGGTTCCACGACAATCGCACTAATGGGGGATTTGGAGGTCGCGGACCCCCTCGCATTGATAGAGGTGGGCGCGGTGCCTACCGTGGTAACAGGGGTGGAGGCTCCTTTAATCAACCACTGCTAAATGCAG GAGTTGGTGGTTTTGAAAACAAAGACAGCAACTGGCAAGGAGCTCCCAGGGACGCTGCCTACAACAGCTTTGGGGGACGCACCGACAGCAGGTCCAAGTCGACCTTCTTCAATGAGCGTGGAGGCGGCGGCGGCTCCAGGGGAAg ATATGATCGCGGAGGCTTCTCAAGTGGAGGAAACAACCGCTGGGAGGATTCCAGTGAGGATTGGTCAAAGCCCACTCCTCCTAATGAGCGCCTAGAAGC GGAGCTCTTTTCTACAAGCAACACTGGGATAAACTTTGAGAAATATGACGATATCCCTGTGGAGGCCACCGGGTCCAACTCCCCGCCTCACATCGATAGT TTCCATGATGTGGAATTGGGGGAGATTATCATGGCGAACATCAACCTGAGTCGCTACACTCGTCCCACCCCCGTTCAGAAATATGCTATCCCCATCATCAAGTCCAAAAGAGACCTGATGGCCTGCGCCCAGACTG GCTCTGGTAAGACTGCTGCCTTCCTACTGCCCGTGCTGAGTCAGATCTTCACCGAAGGACCAGGAGAAGCTCTGCAGGCCTCCAAGAATGGACAG GACAACGGAAGGTTCAGCCGTCGTAAACAGTACCCGCTGGCCCTGGTGCTGGCTCCGACCAGAGAGCTGGCCTTGCAGATCTATGACGAGGCGAGGAAG GTTGCCTATCGCTCTCGTGTGCGTCCCTGTGTAGTTTATGGTGGAGCTGACATCGGTGGACAGATCAGGGAACTGGAGAGAGGCTGTCACCTTCTCGTGGCTACACCTGGACGTCTGGTCGATATGATGGAGAGGGGCAAGATCGGTCTGGACTACTGCAA CTACCTGATCCTGGACGAGGCTGACCGCATGTTGGACATGGGTTTCGAGCCACAGATCAGACGTATTGTGGAGCAGGATACGATGCCACCTAAAGGCATTCGTCAGACCATGATGTTCAGTGCCACCTTCCCTAAGGAGATCCAG ATTCTGGCTCGTGATTTCCTGGAGGACTACATTTTCCTGGCGGTGGGTCGCGTGGGTTCAACTTCAGAAAACATCACCCAGAAGGTGGTTTGGGTGGAAGAAACGGACAAGAGGTCCTTCCTCCTGGATCTGCTCAACGCCACAG TTATTCCCAGTGACGAGGTCGAGACCCCAGACAAACCAG CAAAAGCAGCATTGACTCTGGTGTTCGTGGAAACCAAGAAGGGAGCCGATGCCTTGGAGGACTTTCTGTACCACGAAGGTTACTCCTGCACCAGCATCCACGGGGATCGAtcccagagagacagagaagaggctCTGAATCAGTTCCGATCTGGACGCTGCCCCATCTTAGTGGCTACAGCT GTGGCTGCTCGAGGTCTGGACATCTCCAATGTGAAGCACGTCATTAACTTTGATCTGCCCAGTGACATTGAGGAGTACGTTCACCGTATCGGCCGTACGGGACGTGTGGGCAACTTGG GTCTGGCCACGTCGTTCTTTAACGACAAAAACAGCAACATAACCAAAGACTTGCTGGACATCTTGGTGGAGGCCAAGCAGGAGGTTCCCCCCTGGCTTGAGAGTCTCGCCTACGAGCACCAGCACAAGAGCACCGGCCGCGGACGCTCCAAGAG GTTCTCGGGCGGTTTCGGAGCTAGAGATTACCGTCAGACGCCCGGTGGCGCTGCCAGCTTCACCAGCAGccgtggaggagggaggaaccCCGGAGGAGGCCGCGGCGGCTTTGGAGGAG GTGGCTTcggcggcggtggcggcggcggaTTCTACGGCAACGACAGCTACGGAGGAAACTACAGCAACTCTGGCAGCAGCGTGGACTGGTGGGGCAACTAG